CTGTGGATGAACATAAAGGCCACGACACAGTCACATCTGCAGCAGGAAGGACTGAGAAGCAGACAGAGCTGGAGCTGAGTCGACAGAAAATCCAACAGAGaatcaaagacaaacacaaagacaTGAAGGTGCTTCAACAGGAGGTGAAGACCATCAGTAACTGTGCTGATGAAGCAGAGGAACAGAACGACAAGATCCTCGCTGAGATGATCCGACTCCTGGAGGAAAGAAGGCGTGATGTGAAGCAGCGGATCAGATCCAAGGAGGAAACTGAAATGATTCGAGTCAAAGAGCTGGAGTCGAAGCTGGAGCAGGAGATCactgagctgaggaggaaagaCGCTGAGATGGACAAACTCTCACACACAGACGACCACATCCAGTTTTTACTCCAGTATCCATCAGTGTCCAAACTCAGTGAAGATCCAGACTCACCCAGCATCAACATCTGTCCTCCGAACTACTTTGAGGACGTGACCACAGCTGTGTCAGAGCTCAGAGATAAACTACTCGACAATCTGAGAGAGAGATGGACAAACACCTCAGTGGCAATCACTGAACCAAAGGTTTTACTGAGTATATCACAACCTGAACCACAGACCAGAGCGGAGTTCTTACAATATTCATGTGAAATcacactggatccaaacacatTGAGCCAATGGCTGTCGCTGTCTAAAGGAAACAAAAAGATAACAGCTCTGAGATATGAAAAGGAATATCCAGATCTTCCAGACAGATTCGAAATCAGTCAAGTTCTGAGCAAAGAGAGTCTGACTGGtcgatgttactgggaggtgAAGTTTAAAGTGAGGAATGAGGGTTTTGGTTTCACTTCTTTAGCCGTCACGTACAAGGATATACAGAGAAAAGGAGGCGATGTTGATGATAGATGTTTTTTTGGATTCAATGACAAATCTTGGTCATTCTCTTGTCATAGAACTGGTTATGAATTTTGTCACAACAGAGTCCCATCTCCTCGCTCATGTCCAGTTTCCTCCAGAATCGGAGTGTACCTggatcacacagcaggtattctgTCCTTTTACAGCATCTCTGAAACCATGACCCTCCTCCACAGATACcagaccacattcactgaacctctGTACGCTGGAATTTTTCTTGTCTCTGATGGAGCCACTGCAGAAATTAAGTAAAGTCTTAGTAGCTGTTGAACTGTCTGAAACCTAAGCATTGATTTAACTGATCAATAaaattcttgtttgtttttttctgatcaTCATTTGGTTTTGGAGGATTTTGtgaaattgatgtaaaatgcagaatAGTAATTGTAATCTAATGCAATTCCACAATCAGGAACTAGATGAAAATGGTTTGTTGGAACTTTTCTGTTgggttttcttctttttgttgttgtgcaGCAGTGACTGTCATTCCATGGATTCAGAGGTTGAAGTCATTCTGTTCAATCATTTCCTAAATGTGTTTAGTTGTTTTCAGTCTTTGATAAACAGCtgatctttgttgtttttcttctgaaCAGTTGGAGGGCTGTTTAGAAACGTGATCGTCATTATATCGGCTGAAGCAGTGATTTATCTTTTCTAGTTGATTTTGTTTCATCTCTTTCTAAATGTGTTGTGTGAGTCTTCCTTCATGGACACTTCAGCAGCTGAACAAGTGAAAAGCTGAACACAAGAGGGCGCCGTCATCCTGTTCAAACACATCCACTCAGTCTGTGCATTTTCAATCCACATCTGTAGATTAGATCCAAAACTCCTGCTGTGTCTGCCACATGATGAGGAATTACTGCTGTTAAAGATCAAACTCACACGAGTCGAATTTATGGACTTGGACTTTTAACAAAAAGTGAATCACTGTGAAAatcatctgggttttttttacatgttgatgcttttgtttgaataaatgcagataaaactGAATCCTTTACTGATGCAGATTCTTGTGAGCTTTTAATCATATGTAAAATCGTAAATAAAAGCATCTGAATTGAaccttttgtttgtgttttttcagagcATTAACAGGACACTTGTCAGCAGagcagggccgtgcagagagctataaaggggcaggggctcaaacttccaaaagggcacatgaaaacgaataaccaccaattacaaagttcacatttagcaacaagcaacattattaatcaacagcaagtcaaagattgaccaaacgGTCCAGATCAATATCCtcaatactgggtgtgtcctccctgagccctaacacaggctgtgcaccttctgcacacactctggattcacctcctgatcctatcttgggggatgttgtcccgctcttcctgaagggcctggatGAGCATCTGGCGGTTGACAGGTGCTGGACGCCTAGCATTTacggatctaccaagaatatcccacagatgttcaatgggattgagatctttgacttcctgtggattaataatgttgcttgttactaaatgtgaactttgttgaactaccctttgccatattttacattatcctctggatactcgtccactgttttgttgtttgttgtattttgttaatTAAACGTTTTTTTaacaacaagaaagaatttgttttcatatttaataaaatggtgtgaaatggcatcacatagaatatgtgataagtttcttttgatgttcagtttatatttaagtggaaataaagatgtaataTGTAGAAGGttttgtgtgttaataccctgcaaaaatctaaatcttaccaggtgtatttttctcatttctcgtcaaaatatctcatcacacttaaaataagacaaaatcacctaaagagtaacttttcagtaagatataagaacttggttttagacaatagatcttgaaaatcttatttcaagaaatcttagtaagatcatttgcacttgttccattggcagatttttttttgcttaattcaagatttttttttttttgctcaattcaccaaaaaaaatctgccaatggaacaagtgaaaattatcttggtaagatttcttgaaataagattttctagatctattgtctaaaaataagttcttttatctccattacaagttactctgtaggtgattatgtcttattttaagtgtgatgagacattttgactagtaaatgagaataatagactttgtaagatttggatttttgcagtgtaagtcaaagacaaattcttaaaaacagaagttaaattatgtataaaagcatgacagtgaatgttaataactagaaatatCTTCATTTTACACctggttttacacctacttttacagtgaaacattgaatatttagtttcttttcattataggacatatttatgatgatatttaggtccacagttaagaaataaccatgtagaggaagtgttaacccaagccaaaccatttaacattacatgataataataacgtttatattgtagtatttatagctgtatcatttaatattgaccaggttgatgggaatatttgtggaggtttgtggttatttcaaataagattcactcaagGCTCATGTTCAGCTGTGTTCTCATTTCTGTCATGGTTTAAGTCTGAAAATGACAAGAAATGGTTCAATAAAGTGAGTTACTGTCATTAGTTCAGATTCCTTTTCAGAGGAATAATCAACTCTGTTTCTTTCAGATGCTTTTTGTGGGACTTCAATCGAACAACTTCAGTTTGATACTGACTCTAAAAACCAGATTTATTTGGATCAGACTTTGGTGGTAGATGTaatatatcttattttaacagttatttacttcattttagcaTTTCCTGCCTATTTGAGACAAAAAAGATAAGGTTGTGCTTGATTGAAGATTCTAGTGTAAAGCTGAACACTTCAAATTAGAAATGAACTCTGACAAGATAAATTaattaactctttaaaatctcaggtgtttgttttattttattttggtgagaacaaccagttctattcttattttcagcCTTCTAAATCCATCTGTACACATGCTTAtctctagatttaacaatctaaATTCAGGATATCTTGTCATGTgacattatcttgctgcatggacagatcatttcacttgttttgaggacCTTTTCCTccgatttagtgtttttatcttgcttTTAGACACTTTTTTGCAGTGTGCGAGCCTGTCAAAAAGAACAGATagatgagtgcttctatgaaactgggtttattttagtatctgtcacttttccatctttttagacccaataataaaaggtaaatgtagacagatttccccccaggatggacctaatgatgacctcagagaaatgcaaaaaaacctatcctcttgctctgagccatcccataattaatgaatttctaatcaaatattggggccaaaaataggacccaaatatggacattaaatctccctagatgtgagtgcattagatgtgaacacgtgtgtaaatgctcttctatagactctaaatacagacactgtgttcaatgtgtggatcctagtgggttttctgatccacacatgtgggtttggcatcagtctcagtctcattcaaggtttaatgtggaacccattgtgtccactggtgttacatgcagaacctgcccatctaaatacatataaatcacaaattatttttgcaacagcggccatttttgtgaaacactctgtcgtgcataattagttcaattcccaaaatgtacctgtgagagaataaagagatattttaaaaaatagtcacatgtaatttttgtgtccttttgactgtgttacatgtggatttatgtattaaatataatgtaaaataatataaaaatgtgttttatctgaaaaatagtttgtcttttatctcagtaaatgtttctttttcaaatagagccaaagtgcttccaaacctgcttcagaacattcgtctacatctgggttgaacttttagccccatgtcctgtttttaggaccagtttaaGAGAAGAACCCAGATAATAAAgtatgtctctgtctctctctctctctctctgggtgTGGTTGGGTGGGGGTGATAGTGGGGGGTTGTGCTGGTCTGTGTGGACTGCAGTGTGATGAGTGTGTGCTCCATCTCCATTTGCCTAATCTCCATGTGTGAACTTGTCTTTTCGTTGGACCACTGAGTGGAGCTGTGTGGTggagggctggattggactcatttgcgtgtgtgtgtgtgggtggggggggttctGTGTTACTGGACTTCCATTGTTCTGGTTCACACCTCTCTTGTGAAGGCCTCAGGGTTACTGCAGGTCATAGGCAGGTTCTTTGGGCGTTTTTTCTCAGTCGTAGTTTATGTCAATTTAATGTCATTAATTAGGGGTTGAAGTTCTGCTAATGAGGGGAAAGACCAGGAGGAACTCATCTACCACTTCGAGACATTCACAACTTTCTTTCCAGACTGTATCAGAAAGGACTGAGGGTTTGCTTTGTTTGGGTCCTGCACATGTGGGATTAGAAGGAAATGAGGATGCAGATGTTCTGGTGAAACAACCTGTCAAATCACCCACTGTAGAGATAGAAGTACCACTGAGCAGAACAGAAGGGAAACCAAACATCAAAAATCACAGACAGGCAAGATGGGACAATTATTGGGACAGTCATAGGcctggactggctaatcgggaggaccgggacaattcttggtgggccggtataatattttatgccacgagggccggagttcacttaatattttattttttatttttttttggggggggggggggggggggcagtgttcAGTCATAGATCACATCAGTCATTGATCACGTAATCTACAGCCGCTGTTCCTGTGCCCCACCGCCTCTTCtagcaagctgttttttttttcttcttttttgcagACGTACCGTGACCTGACGTCATGTGTCCTTGCATATGGTTAGTAGCTCTAGACTGTATCTGTGGAGCAggtaccatctgtgctctgtaggctgtggatgctcagctgtgtttgctgtttgaaacacggataatagaaagagcaagggtggtgtggagaaggcaagaatgaaaaagaggaaagctctggaagcaaacgcagccaaatgtgacaaaatctgcaactttttcacaaaaataacctccggttggaaacaattaatgaggacgatgaaccgggtaaagcacctttcaaagttagttaattatggagtcaatgaaatgtgtggcattgtggcgtggaacttcttgttatgcagtttaaataatagtatgatgcgaggccacagaactgggaaactttgtcttgtagctcctcagagtcagaaagcagatccagcagcagacagcagccatgagcccacaagtccagagtgggcaggtaggactgctcagagagggaagaggattagaagaaataggctccaatgaagagtatggtgtaggcctgttcagtatgaaaggggctctgagatgctccaggattcagcactacatgaatgaaactgacaccaaggctttgaaaatagaagatttgtgctgagaattctgagcctttttaaaatgtgctttagtgtcagaagcagagccaggagccagtagtgatgaggggattgttcctgtcaggatggaaggaaaaggtgagctgttggaacagactgtgtcaacaagcagtagttccactaaaaccactttctagacccaaaccatagtcctgacccattttttttttatcattaaaagtgagacggtaaatacacaaagcccacaactgaaagacaatagcataaagtaatattaaataaacctgcatatttagccagtgtaaatatctgaactggttcagtaagtccaaatgtctgtagatcttattttttattgtgatccaggtgcaggcgagtctagggaaactggaggaagtgtgaaagggagagcagagtctactgatgacagaggagcagctcagcagcacaaccctgaaccactaggcacaaaggagACATGAAGAGGACATGGACGGTTAGAATGACAGGATTTGAAGAAGAATTGGtggtgatctaaagtggaccggtctgaggtatgaaactccagggctgaaaatgagtgtcAGTCCGGCCCTGGACAGTCATGATACAGGAAGGCACCAATATAATATACAGGTTGGGAGGAAAAAAATGAAGGGCAGGAACAGGAGAGAAGAGGCAGTGATCTGTGGCATTAGAATAAAACCAACTGGGTCAAATGAAACACTGCACAGAAGAGGAGAACACACAGATGGAGAGTGGGATCAGTGTGATGAACCTGAATCAGTCCAGCATGTTCTATTTGAATGTAGGAGGTATAGTCCATGGGCCAGGCCAGGTAGTGGTACCACCAAAGGGGGCAAAACCTTTGTGGTGCCATTTTGTTAGTAGGACATATCTGTGTGTATTAAACCATGATAGCCTTTCCAAATGAGGAGCTTAGTCATGATTCTATGGCACCTGTTTTTCTCCAAAAAATGAATCATCACGCTTAATGGCGTATGGTGGTATTTCTGAATTATTCCACCTTTTGCTGTAAAAATTCTAGTGGAATTGGTCCAAGATAAGGTTGTGTCATTACATTAtgcttctacttttcagattttatcAGAAGATGTTACAACTGAATGTTTCTTTCAGAAAATAGTATACGTGTTTTCATTCCATTCGAGCAGCGCATCCGAGGCAAGTAAATATCAATGTTTATTTAAGACTTAGTCAAGACAGAGTTAAGATTGAAATAAGTGAAGTGATGATAAATTCTCTTTTCATACAGAGCAGATGAAAGCAAATGAAAGTTCTGGAGTTCTGGAGTGATCCCAACAAAGACAGCAGTTTAATAATGACACAACTACGGAGCAGAAACCCAATGGACCATTTCATTTCAGACATAAGAGCACATGTTCTAGTGCCAATCCAGatgcaaacagacaagaaaagaaCACAGAAGGTATTTTGGTGTCTTTGCAGGTCTGGATGCTAGGGCCGAACTGAAAATGGACTCAGGCAggggtccccaaccttttttgcacCACGGACCGGTGTGGAGTGGGCCTTTTTTTCACGGACCGGCAATGTGTGGCAGAAAAATAcagcaaatataaaataacacgaCGGGGCTAAAAACGAATGTTAAGTGCAGGGAAAATGTAACTCACCATACGCTGAATCAGTGGGAGGCCTGAGCTTGTTTCGTTGAGACGAGATGGTCCCATCTAGGTGTGATGGGAGACAGTGAGACGCGTAGTGTGTTCCTTCTGTCCAGTCTGCTCCGTAATTTTGTCTTGGTTGCCGTCATTGCAGAAAAGCCCGCTTCACACAGATAGGATGTTGGGAATGGTAGCAGGGTTTTCAGTGCTCTCGTGGCGATGTCAGGATATTCCGGAATGATTTTAATCCAGAACCTCGGCAGAGTTGTTGTCTCAAATGTACGTTTAAGGTCGCCGTCATTTGCGATCTCTACAAGCTGATCCTCCTGTTGCACAGATATGCTCGATTCGCTCGGTTTATTCACAAACGGGTCACGAATCCACTCCTTCGTAGTTCGTGGGTCTTTTGTGATTGGGAAGTAGCGCTCAAACTCTTGTAAAAGCATAGATAGGTGACTGTGAACCAGCTGGGAGAACGCGCGTCCAGGTGATGTGTCTTTCAAAATCCCTGCTAATATCTGAAACATGTCAAATATCCCTCCGTTCACTCGCCGCTCCCACAATTCCAGTTTGGCTTTAAATGCGGCTATTTTATCTGCCAACTTAAACACAGTTGTCATTTGCCCCTGAAGTGACAAATTGAGTTCATTGAGCAGATTAAATATGTCGCACAGGTAAGCGAGTTTGATGACCCATTCGTTGTCACTGAAATGAGCCGCCAGTGGCGAGTTCTTTTCGGTGAGAAATCTCTGCAGCGGCTCTCGTAACTCGAACACTCTGGCCAGTGATCTCCCTCTGGATAGCCATCTTACTTCTGTGTGCAAAAGAAGGCCTTTGTGCGCAGCATCCATCTCCTCACAAAGCTGCTCGAACAGACGGGAGTTGAGCGCATGTGCTTTGATGAGGTTAATAACTTTAACGACATCATTCAGTACGTTGTGAAGTTCAGCTGACATTTTTCGACTAGCCAGCATTTCTCGGTGAATGACACAATGCGTGGACTCACATTCAGGTGCAACCTCCTTAATCCGAGTGGTTACTCCAGACAGCCGTCCTGTCATAGAAGCAGCTCCATCCGTGCACACACCGACACAAAATGACCAGCTCAGTTTTGCCGATATATAATCATTCAGAGACTTGAATATTTCTGCAGCCGTTGTGTTTGTTGGCAACAACAGTGCACATAACATGTCCTCATGCACGTCCTCCTGATAAATATATCGCACATAAGTAAGTACTGTTGCCTTGTTGTCAATATCAGTACTCTCATCCACCTGAATCGCGTACCATGGTGACTTTTTAATTCTCTCCAACAATTGCTCCTCAATGTCCTCCACTAAATCATCAATGCGCCTTGTGACGGTGCTAGCAGAAAGAGGCACCTGTGCATCCTTTTTAACAGCGGCCTCTCCTAAAACTTCACAGCAAATATCCTTGGTCGCAGGCATAATAAGTTCTTCTCCAATCGTGAAAGGTTTCTTGGCTTTAGCTATACGGTTCGCCACGAGGTATGATGCTCTCAGTGCATTAGCATTTGTTGATGTGGTGGCCCTCAGTAATTGTCTCTGTCCTTCGTGCTCGCGcttttttctttcaaaaaatTCCAAAGGCTTATCTTTTATTCCAGGGTGCTTAGTCTCTATGTGCCGAAGCAGCGTTGAAGGCTTCATTGCCTCGTTTGCTAGCTTTTGGCCACATATTGTGCAGAGCGGACTTGGCGCGTGAGAGTCACCTGTTGcgacaaacccatattttaggTAGGATTCTTGGTATTGTCTGTTAAAAGAAGTTTTCGTTTTCTTCGAGGTTGTAGGCTCCTCTTCTGGCTCGTCAGGTGGCCTTTTACCCGTAAAAAAGCTGTCCAAagatgtctgtttttcagtcatcTTCGCTAGCGTGTGGGCTTATTATTTGCGGGAGCAAATCTGACGCGCCTACGTCATACGTCATTATCGAGGACACGCGCACATAGATATAAAAAAATAGATGTACTGCTAGCTCCAATGGATTTCTATGACGACATCCTATCCAGTTTTATTAATACATCTACAGAGTAGACAGGCATATTGGTGTGTCAAGAGGCACAGGCCAAAGTTAATTCGGCCAGAATGCGGtcgttaataaattatttattatttctgtgCGGCCCGGTAGTAAATGCGCCACGGACCGGTACCGGTCCCCGGCCCGGCGGTTGGGGACCCCTGCAGTCAGGGATGAGTGGCACAGCACCCAAGAGGGCACGCCTTAAATGCCTGATACGACTTTGTCTCagttccctctatttaacctttcttaaatgatttatcaccatttatcaggattttatcctctgtgatttgcatttttttctgtgaaaatcaggtattttcctgtatttgaagaccctggtgctaaaagtacagATATCACAAAAAAaggtctgttaaaaatatttagagggtgggcttagctaaacaaatacatcatgtttatatgctcaacttgaattgtccaaaaatgtgacttcagtacttttagcaccagagtcttcatttattttgatttgatttagtgttttACTCCGAGCatgaaatgaaatttaacatatatgcaacaaacaaaacataaataataatacaaatatcaacaattataacaatcttagacagaagaaccgcacaatagtttcatttacgtgcccaaaaaggggtgggaagaagtgcaacttatttaatcccaccccctctccagaaaatattattaataatgaatatttttctCCCCATTTTATGAATCatttactttaatcatcatggaaCTATAGAAATAGtgtctttttctgtcaaatctctcattaactgaacataaccccagtgtctccatccactgtcactgatccaactccatgggttttactggtgaatcaatgttgtagaagatgacggtgtttccatggtaactacggagcctctgaacgtccaaatgggtcatatctggtgaccatgaaaagatgaagaactgtattttacaccagttatttacatgtattgatagaattaatggctcaatcagttttaaacagtttagatcagtagatgcttttggtcacatatttgggtctttatgggttaattatgctcATAATAAAACTGCTAAACTGttatatacattttacattttctcctaaCCTTAAGGACTTTCTCTCACATTCACTTTACCACCGTACTTCACTTAACCTTAATTAAACTTAGCTTAGAGGAGAGACTATTCATCAACCAGACTGCTATTTGTGTAATACCACAGTATGCACTTATCTACTGTCTAAACTGTTTATTTGGGTTTATATGGAACTCAGATCTTTaataataacaaagaactggccatGAATGTGGTGAATCTGTGCTGGTATTAATATTCCATACATTCAAATGACCTTTTATGACCTCTGATTCTGTCCCTTACAGTGGATTTATTCAATGGATGATGTCTATGACTAAGCTACTACTGTGGAATGGctattatagcaaaatattatctATAGATATTGGCCgtttcaaaatgcatcactagaACTTGCCCCCTTGGGTGGTACCAATATCCCAAATATCTGGTCTTGGCCCATGGACTAGTATGAGGAAGAAAGGAAAGGACTGAAAGAAGCAGCAGAGAAagagaaaataacatttaatacGGGAAGACTGAGGAGCTTTGATTTATTTATGAAACTCATCGTGTTCTTAAAGGAAACAGGACGGTTTGAGTGGATTTAGAACTAGAATTGGtttctgctttgacttgaatgTGTCTGACAGTTCAGTGCTCccactccagtccagtaggtggcggtaatgcaccttCAAACTGGAGCCAACCTCCATTCagaacacaagaagaagaaggaacTCTTCTTCCGCTCAGCGTTCCCGCCCGGTTCACTTTAAATGCCGGACCTGTGTcagtgttgttgtgaagtgggaCGGTGGCAGCGCTCAGCTCGGAGCTCCAACAGCGGAAAGAAGCCTTTTCCACTGTGGGTCGTGACTGAACTGTGTGGTGCAGACTCTTTCCACCCTCGGATGGACATCTGCTCAGAACCTCCAGTACAGCCGCGTCTGTTTGTCTGGAACCTCCGCTGCCTGTGTGCTGCGTTCAAGGGACTCACACTGGAATATGTGGACGGTAAGTTTCATTCATGCAACAACGACTGCATTCAATCCCTTCTGAAAACTTTGGGCAGTGGGTTCGTTGTGTCTTTTCCTCGTTAGTCTTGAGGCCTGTCCTTAGCTGTGGAACAGAGGAAAacccagagcagcatggctgaggctgaGGATGCACGGACACAGGTTTAAAGTAGCTAACGGCTAACGGCTAAAGTCCTCAGACTCGTAGACTATCTGAAACCAGGTTTACATTCTGTGGACACGGAAGACCCGTTTGGACCAAACCTAGTGGGATTTGGACCAGTTTTTcttccatattcaagttttgttccATTATCGGCGCATTCCGTTTGGAGAGTCTACGAGTCTGAGGACTTTAGCCGTTAGCTACTGAGACACTGTTGTGGGAATTCTACTGTTTTCATCCATGTCCGTTTATCAGACCACCACACTAACGGTACTGATCAAAAATAGAACTTTTGTAAAAGGTTAAAAGACTGTTTGAGAAATGGTCACTGATTAATGAATTCACTGAATAAACATTTAgagtaattgaactttttttttgttgtttttgctaatTCTCTTTGTTGTGGATTGTTCCAGAatccctttttttcttcagtgccTTCTCTGTGTCTGTTCTCCTGCGTGTTTATTTCTACAGAATAACAGTGAGTTCAGGGGGTCTCAGTTCACTATTTATTGAACAAAGTAGCAGTTGATCAGTTGTACAGAGCTCTGGGTCTTTCCTTTGTGTCCCTGACAACATTATACTGTGTCAGTTCATAAAGTCTGACTCACTGTTCTTTTGGGTTGGCTTTTCTCCAGCAGCTTCCTGTTGCATCTTGAGACTCTGTCATGTCACCTGTTTTGAGGACACTTTAGACATAAACACCCTAGTTACCCTTATTTAAGCAACATGTTTCATGTCTCTGCAGAGCTGCTCTCATACTTATGTGGGTTGTGTCACAAAAAATGGACTGGTATTACCTGACTCTAAGGCCAAGCAGATGTTTGACCCTATTCTGACCctgtttacatcttatctcctgtggTTTACTATCCTATGTGGAcatgtgtatttaagtcctgtgttcataaatctgtcagattAGTCTGTGGACCCAGATGTGACCTATACTGTCCTACTGTACCATTCACtcgtgaaacaaagaaatctagtgacacaaaggaattatcttaaaacattactactaactaatatgtgattaaactgaagactttaactatctaaattaaaataataggaAGTATCTTTTAAAATGATTTAATGTTGATTAAATCCTGATTAATTCTCGTACTACTGAGGTACTATATTACAAGTTGGTTGTTAAAAGAAATCCAATTAAAGTACCAATATTTTAAAGTCAGAATAAAATTTAAGATTTGAATTAAAATCCTCGCTTAATAAAAGTAGCACTAATGAGTAAATTACTAAACAGAAGAATTGCTACCTTTtcaaaattatgacttttgtAAAAGGTTAAAAGGCTGTTTGAGAAATGGTCATTGATTAATTCCCTGAATAAACATTAAGAGtaata
This region of Sphaeramia orbicularis chromosome 12, fSphaOr1.1, whole genome shotgun sequence genomic DNA includes:
- the LOC115429312 gene encoding tripartite motif-containing protein 16-like — encoded protein: MEQEGSELNQDRFSCSICLDLLKDPVTIPCGHSYCMKCIKTHWDGEDEKNIHSCPQCRQTFRPRPVLVKNTMLADLVEELKKTGLQAAAADHCYAGPGDVACDFCTGRKLKAVKSCLQCLVSYCHKHLQPHFTSPAFKKHKLMEPSEKLQESMCSRHDEVMKMFCRTDQQCICYLCSVDEHKGHDTVTSAAGRTEKQTELELSRQKIQQRIKDKHKDMKVLQQEVKTISNCADEAEEQNDKILAEMIRLLEERRRDVKQRIRSKEETEMIRVKELESKLEQEITELRRKDAEMDKLSHTDDHIQFLLQYPSVSKLSEDPDSPSINICPPNYFEDVTTAVSELRDKLLDNLRERWTNTSVAITEPKVLLSISQPEPQTRAEFLQYSCEITLDPNTLSQWLSLSKGNKKITALRYEKEYPDLPDRFEISQVLSKESLTGRCYWEVKFKVRNEGFGFTSLAVTYKDIQRKGGDVDDRCFFGFNDKSWSFSCHRTGYEFCHNRVPSPRSCPVSSRIGVYLDHTAGILSFYSISETMTLLHRYQTTFTEPLYAGIFLVSDGATAEIK